A single Cottoperca gobio chromosome 3, fCotGob3.1, whole genome shotgun sequence DNA region contains:
- the cstf3 gene encoding LOW QUALITY PROTEIN: cleavage stimulation factor subunit 3 (The sequence of the model RefSeq protein was modified relative to this genomic sequence to represent the inferred CDS: deleted 1 base in 1 codon; substituted 1 base at 1 genomic stop codon): protein MSTEGAADQVAPEYIPEKVKKAEKKLEENPYDLDAWSILIREAQNQPIDKARKTYERLVTQFPSSGRFWKLFIEAEIKAKNYDKVEKLFQRCLMKVLHIDLWKCYLSYVRETKGKLPTYKEKMAQAYDFALDKIGMEIMSYQIWVDYINFLKGVEAVGSYAENQRITAVRRVYQRGCVNPMINIEQLWRDYSKYEEGINVHLAKKMIEDRSRDYMNARRVAKEYETVMKGLDRNAPSVPPQNSPQEAQQVDMWKKYIQWEKSNPLRTEDQTLITKRVMFAYEQCLLVLGHHPDVWYEAAQYLEQSSKLLAEKGDMNNSKLFSDEAANIYERAIGTLLKKNMLLYFSFADYXRSERPSRMKYEKVHGIYNKLLTIEDIDPTLVYIQYMKFARRAEGIKSGRTIFKKAREDLRTRHHVYVTAALMEYYCSKDKSVAFKIFELGLKKYGDIPEYILAYIDYLSHLNEDNNTRVLFERVLTSGSLSPEKSGEIWARFLGFESNIGDLASILKVERRRFTAFKDEYEGKETALLVDRYKFMDLYPCSGSELKALGYKDVSRAKLTTLLPETVVTPSTPALKDDADRKPEYPKPDTNQMIPFQPRHLAPPGLHPVPGGVFPVPPAAVVLMKLLPPPTCFTGPFVQVDEIMETFRRCTLPETVDAAVELITGRQPDAGGEGNGSMENHAVAKSLKRPNADSDEEDDKGAVAPPIHDIYRARQQKRIR, encoded by the exons ATGTCCACCGAGGGAGCCGCCGACCAG gTAGCACCAGAGTATATTCCAGAGAAGGTGaagaaggcagagaagaagtTGGAAGAAAACCCATATGACCTTGACGCATGGAGCATTCTGATTCGAGAAGCACAG AACCAACCCATAGATAAAGCAAGGAAGACATATGAGCGACTTGTCACACAGTTCCCAAGTTCTGGCAGATTCTGGAAACTATTCATTGAAGCAGAG ATCAAGGCTAAAAACTATGACAAGGTAGAAAAG TTGTTTCAGAGATGCCTAATGAAAGTATTGCACATCGACCTGTGGAAATGTTACCTCTCATATGTTCGAGAGACCAAAGGAAAGCTGCCCACCTACAA AGAGAAGATGGCGCAGGCGTATGACTTCGCCCTGGATAAAATTGGCATGGAAATTATGTCATATCAG ATTTGGGTGGACTACATTAACTTCCTCAAAGGAGT gGAGGCCGTGGGCTCATACGCAGAGAACCAGCGAATCACCGCAGTGCGGCGGGTGTACCAGAGGGGCTGCGTTAACCCCATGATCAACATTGAGCAGCTCTGGAGAGATTATAGCAAATATGAGGAG GGAATCAATGTACACTTGGCCAAAAAGATGATTGAGGACCGAAGTAGGGACTACATGAATGCCAGGAGAGTGGCAAAG GAGTATGAGACTGTGATGAAGGGGTTGGACAGGAATGCACCCTCAGTACCGCCACAGAACTCCCCTCAGGAAGCCCAGCAAGTGGACATGTGGAAGAAGTACATCCAGTGGGAAAAAAGCAACCCGCTGCGCACAGAAGACCAGACCCTCATCACAAAGAGAG tgatgtttgCCTATGAGCAGTGCCTGCTGGTGCTGGGCCACCATCCTGACGTATGGTATGAGGCAGCACAGTACCTGGAGCAGTCCAGTAAACTGCTGGCAGAGAAAGGG gATATGAATAATTCCAAGCTGTTTAGTGACGAGGCAGCTAACATCTATGAACGTGCCATCGGGACTCTTCTGAAGAAGAACATGCTGCTGTACTTTTCATTCGCCGACTACTGAAGAAGTGAGCGTCCA AGTCGCATGAAGTACGAGAAGGTCCACGGCATCTATAACAAACTGCTGACCATTGAGGACATCGACCCCACGCTGgtctacatacagtacatgaagtTTGCCAGGAGGGCCGAGGGGATCAAGTCGGGTCGCACCATCTTCAAAAAGGCCCGAGAGGATCTACGCACGCGACACCACGTGTATGTGACGGCAGCTCTGATGGAGTACTACTGCAGCAAG GATAAATCGGTGGCCTTCAAGATTTTTGAGCTTGGTTTGAAAAAATACGGTGACATTCCAGAGTACATACTGGCATACATTGATTACCTCTCACATCTTAATG AGGACAACAACACCAGGGTTCTGTTTGAACGTGTCCTCACCTCAGGAAGCTTGTCACCAGAGAAGTCAGG TGAGATCTGGGCTCGGTTTTTGGGTTTTGAGAGCAACATAGGAGACCTGGCCAGTATCCTGAAAGTGGAGCGCAGGCGATTCACTGCCTTTAAGGACGAGTACGAGGGCAAAGAAACAGCCTTGCTTGTAGATAGATACAAGTTCATGGACCTGTATCCATGCTCCGGTAGTGAACTCAAGGCCCTTGGATACAAG GATGTGTCTCGTGCCAAActgacaaca ctgctcccggaGACCGTGGTGACGCCCTCTACGCCGGCACTAAAGGATGACGCCGACCGTAAACCCGAGTACCCCAAACCTGACACCAATCAGATGATCCCCTTCCAGCCACGTCACCTCGCCC CTCCAGGTTTACACCCTGTCCCTGGTGGAGTTTTCCCAGTCCCCCCAGCTGCTGTTGTCCTAATGAAGCTGCTCCCTCCGCCTACGTGCTTCACT GGACCCTTTGTTCAAGTGGATGAGATCATGGAAACATTCAGGAGATGCACACTTCCTGAGA CTGTTGATGCTGCTGTAGAGCTGATCACCGGTAGACAGCCCGATGCAGGAGGGGAGGGCAACGGCTCCATGGAGAATCATGCTGTTGCCAAGTCACTCAAGAGGCCTAACGCAGACTCCGACGAGGAGGATGACAAAGGAGCTGTGGCTCCGCCCATACACGACATCTACCGTGCACGCCAACAGAAGAGGATTCGATAA